The Rhodothermus profundi genome segment TTACCGTTCTGCTAAACATCCGGGCGGTGCCAGCGTTCGCGAGCCAGCACAAAGCGGACGGCCAGCCGATGCGCAAAGCCCAGTTCGGAAGCCAGTCCGGCAAAGTCGCCAAAGCTGTAGTCAATGGTCAGGTGCCGGAGTCGCACGCCAGCGCCTACGGTGGGCGTCAGTTCCAGTCCAAAGCGTTCGGAGTACGCCAGGCGGTTGATGCCTGCCCGCAACGCCACGACGTCCCGGTACCAGAACTCGGCGCCCAGCCGGGGATGCAGCGACACGTCGCCCACATTCACGGCATAGGCTCGTTGCCCGTCGAACGCCACGTCCACATCGGCGGCCACCACCAGCCGGTGCAGCCCCAGTGGCTGCTCGTAAGCCGTGCCCAGTCGGAGCACAGGCAGCACCAGATAGGTGCCCCCTTTCGGCAGCTCCTGCCCGAAAGCTTCCTCAAACGTATAGGGCTGGCCTGTCTCCGGATTGATCGTCTCCAGCGCAAACGCTTCGGGATTGATGCTCCAGCTCTGCAGCATCGTCGAGAGGTCCTGCACCGTCACGCCCAGCCAGAAGCGGCCCAGCCGATAGCGCGCGCCCGCGTCCACGCTGTAGCCCCAGGCTTCGGCAAAGTCGCCGATCGTCCGGCGCACCACTTTGGCCGACACGCCCAGCGCCAGATCTTCGCCCAGCAGCCGGGCATAGCTGAAGTAAAAGGCATAGTCGGCTGCCGAGAACGTTTCGATGAACGACTCGGCCTGCGGCCTGGGCCGGTTGCGCACCGGGTCCCAGGCGTTCAGCGTGTTTTTGATGTCATTGACGCCGCTGCGGAAAACGGCCATGCCCAGCGTCGATGTGGCGCTGAGGGGCCAGGCCAGGGCTGCGTAATCGAACGACACGATCCCGGCAAAGCGCTCGGCATGCATGTAGGCCACTTCGGGATAGGCTAACGCGCTCAGCCCGGCCGGATTCCAGTAGGTGGCGTCCACATCGGTGGCCAGCGCAACATAGGCCCCCCCCATCCCGAGTGCCCGCCCCCCTACCCCGCCGGCCAGAAAGTCGGCGCCGTACTTGGCCACCCGCTGCCCCGTTGCCGGCAGTCCCAGCCCGCACCATCCCATCAGCAGCCAGAGAGCCGCCTGTCTTCTGAGATTGAACATGCGCTGCAGCTTCGCGTTGATGTTGGCTCGCAGTAGCAAAGGATCGCGGCGCCGGACGGTCCGGTGTACCCGGGACGAGACTCCAACCGGCAGGCGCCCGCCCCGTTCCCTGATCCATCCGGTAGATCCCATGCGCGCCCGCGTTGTACTCAAACCCGGCAAAGATAAGCTGCTGCGCCGCGGCTATCCGTGGGTGTTTGCCAACCAGCTTCACCGCATCGAGGGGGAGCCTCGCAGCGGCGACGTGGTCGAGATCACGGCAGCCGATGGCACGACGTACGGCCTGGGCTTCTATCATGAACACTCGCAGATCGCCGTGCGCTTTCTGACGCCGGACCCCAACGCGCAGATCGACGCCGGTTTCTTTCGGCGGCGGCTGGAGCGGGCCCTTGCGCTGCGGCAGGCGGCCTTTGGCGACAGCACACACTACCGGCTCGTCTTCAGCGAAAGTGACGGCCTGCCCGGTACCATCATCGACCGCTACGGGGACGTGCTCACCTGGACCTGCCTCTGCTACGGCATGGAGCAACGCCGGGAGTTGTTGCTTGACCTGCTGGAGGAACTGCTGCGTCCGCGGGCGATCATTGAACGCAACGACCATGCGCTGCGCGAAAAAGATGGCCTGCCGCAGCGGCGCGGCGTGCTGCGCGGTCAGTATGGGGGTCCCGTGGAAATTGTCGAAGAGGGCGTGCGCTTTCGGGTGGATGTGCTGGAAGGCCTGAAGACGGGCTTTTTTCTGGACCAGCGGCTGCATCGCCCGGTAGTAGCCCGACTGGCCCGAGGACGCCGCGTGCTGGATGTGTTTTCGGCCGACGGCGGATTCGGGCTGATGGCTGCAGCGCACGGGGCAGCGCATGTGCACCTGCTCGACATTTCCGAAACGGCCATGGAGCGGGCCCGCACCAATGCCCGCCTGAACGGTCTCGACACGAACCGTCTGACCTTTGATGTGGCCAATGCCCTGGACCGGCTGGGCGAGCTGGTCGCCCAAGGCGCTACCTATGAGCTGATCGTGCTCGATCCTCCCGCCTTTGCCCGAAGCAAACGCCATCTGGACGACGCCCGTCGGGCCTACCAACGCATCAACATCAGCGCCCTACGCCTGCTTCCGCCTGGTGGCCTCCTGGCCACGGCCTCCTGCTCGCAGGCCGTCGACGAAGCCACTTTTCTGAAAATCATCCACTACAGCGCCCGACGCGCCGGTTGCGCGCTGCGGCTGCTCTACCGCGGAACCCAGCCCCCCGACCATCCCGTGCTTGAAGCCATGCCGGAAACGGCCTACCTCAAGTTCTTTCTCTTTCAGAAACTCACCGACGAAACCCCGCCGGTGCGGCAGTAACGCAGTCCTGCAGCGTCTTTCCGGACGGCAACCTGCCCCCCCTCTTGCTTCCCCTCCCTGACCACACAGTTCGCCGAAGTACTAATTGCCGCATATAGGCGAAACCATCGAAATATGAACTTTTCTAAAAGATGTTATCCACGCTCCCTGACGGCATCAGAAAAAAAAGAAGCTTCTCAACCGTAAAACCTTTTCCTGTGTCAGGGCTTATGAAGTGCTTTCAAACTGCTCGCATCACCCGGTGGCTCAAAACAGGTCTCTTGCTGGGTCTCTGCCTCAAGCTGGCAGAAAACACGTCAGCACAGTCACTGACCTGGTTGGGCAAATTACAGGGCGCTGCTGGTCCTTTTTGTCTTCCAGCTCCATCTGATTCAGCCGACGGCAGCGCTCCTTTCCGGACCCCCTGGGAGCCTGAGGCTCAATGGCCCTCGTCTAACAGCACGCCAGACCTCAGTATGCTCGACAACGCCGCAAGCTACGCTTCTGTTATCTCTGCTGACGGTCAGGTTGTTGCCGGTTGGGCCCAGGACGCCAGCAGTCGTCGCCGTGCTTTTCGCTGGACAGCTGAGTCCGGTCTCCAGGACCTCGGAACCCTCGGTGGCGACCAGAGCGAAGCGCTTGCTATTTCAGCCGATGGTCGCGTTGTGGTGGGATGGGCTCAGGCCTCCGACGGCAACCGTCGTGCTTTTCGCTGGACGGCCGAGACCGGCCTCCAGGACCTCGGTTCGCTCGGCGGAAACTGGAGCTACGCTACCGCCGTCTCGGCCGATGGTCAGGTCGTTGTCGGATGGGCCCAGGACACCAGCGGCAACCGTCGTGCTTTTCGATGGACGGCTGCGTCCGGCCTCCAGGACCTCGGAACCCTCGGCGGCCGATGGAGCGTGGCCACCGCCGTCTCGGCCGACGGCAACGTCGTTGTCGGATGGATCCAGGACACCAGCGGCAACCGTCGTGCTTTTCGATGGACGGCCGAGACCGGTCTCCAGGACCTCGGTTCGCTCGGCGGAAACTGGAGCTACGCTACCGCCGTCTCGGCCGATGGCCGCGTCGTCGTCGGATATGTCAGAGACTTTAACGGTAACTGGCATGCTTTCCGGTGGACCTCCGAGACTGGCATGCAAGATCTTGGAGCACCGGGAAAATTAGCAAGCTCTGCCGCTGTCGTTTCGGCCGATGGGAGCATTATTATCGGGTGGATTGAAGACGCTAACCGCAACAGAAGTGCTTTTCAATGGACACTTCAAACGGGCTTCCAGGATCTGAACACGCGCTACGCCAGACTCCTTGCGGACGGTTCCCGACTCTTTGAAGCCGTAGCCCTCTCGCTCGATGGACGCTACATCACAGGCTACGGCTACAACGCCCAGACGCAGTGCATCGAAGCCTTTCTGCTTGACACCCAACCCCAACTCACCAACACCCACCCGCTATCTACATCGCCTGCTTTTGTCAAGCTACAAGTAGGCTACCCCAATCCCTTCCACGCACAGTTTACTATCCCCTTTATGCTTTTCGAAGCGGCCTATGTTACCCTGCACATCTACGATGTCCTGGGGCGACGCCTGGCCACGCTGCTCGACGGACCACAGCCGCCGGGCTGGCACCAGGTGCACTGGGATGGCACTGATCTAGCCGGCCAACCGCTCCGTAACGGCCTGTACCTCTACCAGTTAGAAGCCCGATCCCTGACCAACGGCAGGCTCCGCTTCAAGCAAACACGCTCAGTCCTTCTCCTGCGATAGAACCTGACTGGGCAGAAGCGGCGGCCGGGTGGCTCGAAAAAAGGTTGCTCGGCCGCCGCTTTGCTTTATCCCAAGCTTTCTCCACGCACAGGCTTTCCGGTGCGCAGCCCAATCTGGCGTATAAGCACGGTACGCCTTCAAATAATCCGCATGCGCCTGAACGAAAAAGCCGGCTCCTTATGGAGCCGGCCCTGCTTGTCTGCCTATGGTTGACGCCTTACTCAAGGTCCCCCAACTGTCATGGCTGCTGCTGGCGGTGCTGCTGGCATCGGGAAAAACGAGGTCGTTACCTCCAGCAATCCTGGCAGCACGCCCAGCAGCACAATGAGCACTACGCACACCACCAGCACAGCCTGGGGCACCCACGGTACCGGGAAGGCCTGCTGCCGCACCGTTTCAGGTGCTTCTTCCGGTGATTTCATCCAGAAGACGTACACCACGCGCAGGTAATAATAGGCCGACAGCACACTGGCCAACACGCCCACAATCACCAGCCAGGTCAGCCCCGCATCCACTGCCGGTGCAAAGACAGCGTACTTTGCAATGAATCCGGCCAGCGGAGGAAAGCCCGTCAGGCTGAACATAAAGAACGCCATGGCTACTCCTAGCAGTGGCCGTCGGTAGCCGATGCCCGCCAGCGAATCGACCGTCTGTTCATACCCTTCCTTGCCGTCCCACTCCAGGAAGGCCATCACGCCGAAAGCGCCGATGTTCATCAGTGCATAGACCAGCAGGTAGAACAGCGCGCCGGCATAGCCTTCTGGAGTGCCGGCAGCCAGACCGGTCAGGATATACCCGGCATGGGCGATCGACGAGTAGGCCAGCATGCGTTTTACGTTTCGCTGCACCAGGGCCAGCACGTTGCCCGCTACCATCGTCACCAGAGCGACCAGCGCCAGCAGCAATTGCCACCGCTCGGCTGGCAAAGCGGCATCCAGCACGAGAACCAGCGCGGCAAAAGCGGCTGCTTTCGACGCGGCCGCCATATAACCAGTCAGCGTCGTCGGCGCCCCCTGGTAGACGTCGGGCG includes the following:
- a CDS encoding class I SAM-dependent rRNA methyltransferase, whose amino-acid sequence is MRARVVLKPGKDKLLRRGYPWVFANQLHRIEGEPRSGDVVEITAADGTTYGLGFYHEHSQIAVRFLTPDPNAQIDAGFFRRRLERALALRQAAFGDSTHYRLVFSESDGLPGTIIDRYGDVLTWTCLCYGMEQRRELLLDLLEELLRPRAIIERNDHALREKDGLPQRRGVLRGQYGGPVEIVEEGVRFRVDVLEGLKTGFFLDQRLHRPVVARLARGRRVLDVFSADGGFGLMAAAHGAAHVHLLDISETAMERARTNARLNGLDTNRLTFDVANALDRLGELVAQGATYELIVLDPPAFARSKRHLDDARRAYQRINISALRLLPPGGLLATASCSQAVDEATFLKIIHYSARRAGCALRLLYRGTQPPDHPVLEAMPETAYLKFFLFQKLTDETPPVRQ
- a CDS encoding PorV/PorQ family protein, which produces MSTTRARMGSTGWIRERGGRLPVGVSSRVHRTVRRRDPLLLRANINAKLQRMFNLRRQAALWLLMGWCGLGLPATGQRVAKYGADFLAGGVGGRALGMGGAYVALATDVDATYWNPAGLSALAYPEVAYMHAERFAGIVSFDYAALAWPLSATSTLGMAVFRSGVNDIKNTLNAWDPVRNRPRPQAESFIETFSAADYAFYFSYARLLGEDLALGVSAKVVRRTIGDFAEAWGYSVDAGARYRLGRFWLGVTVQDLSTMLQSWSINPEAFALETINPETGQPYTFEEAFGQELPKGGTYLVLPVLRLGTAYEQPLGLHRLVVAADVDVAFDGQRAYAVNVGDVSLHPRLGAEFWYRDVVALRAGINRLAYSERFGLELTPTVGAGVRLRHLTIDYSFGDFAGLASELGFAHRLAVRFVLARERWHRPDV
- a CDS encoding HAF repeat-containing protein, which gives rise to MLDNAASYASVISADGQVVAGWAQDASSRRRAFRWTAESGLQDLGTLGGDQSEALAISADGRVVVGWAQASDGNRRAFRWTAETGLQDLGSLGGNWSYATAVSADGQVVVGWAQDTSGNRRAFRWTAASGLQDLGTLGGRWSVATAVSADGNVVVGWIQDTSGNRRAFRWTAETGLQDLGSLGGNWSYATAVSADGRVVVGYVRDFNGNWHAFRWTSETGMQDLGAPGKLASSAAVVSADGSIIIGWIEDANRNRSAFQWTLQTGFQDLNTRYARLLADGSRLFEAVALSLDGRYITGYGYNAQTQCIEAFLLDTQPQLTNTHPLSTSPAFVKLQVGYPNPFHAQFTIPFMLFEAAYVTLHIYDVLGRRLATLLDGPQPPGWHQVHWDGTDLAGQPLRNGLYLYQLEARSLTNGRLRFKQTRSVLLLR
- a CDS encoding NADH-quinone oxidoreductase subunit N is translated as MDLLEAYRMLPADLWAAFPLVLTAVVGLALVVWDAFQNDAPPIPWVAAGTLALALFWELGGLERAPETAFYGLIRVGGMASFVNAIILLSGLLTIALSVPYLKRIRHLHGEVYALILFATVGMIVLASANSLIAIFVGLETMSICLYIMTGLVREDVGAGEAALKYFLLGAFSTGFFLYGIALLYGATGTMYLPQMAAQLTEGVRPVLFWAGVALLLIGFLFKVGAVPFHMWTPDVYQGAPTTLTGYMAAASKAAAFAALVLVLDAALPAERWQLLLALVALVTMVAGNVLALVQRNVKRMLAYSSIAHAGYILTGLAAGTPEGYAGALFYLLVYALMNIGAFGVMAFLEWDGKEGYEQTVDSLAGIGYRRPLLGVAMAFFMFSLTGFPPLAGFIAKYAVFAPAVDAGLTWLVIVGVLASVLSAYYYLRVVYVFWMKSPEEAPETVRQQAFPVPWVPQAVLVVCVVLIVLLGVLPGLLEVTTSFFPMPAAPPAAAMTVGGP